Genomic DNA from Oncorhynchus nerka isolate Pitt River linkage group LG17, Oner_Uvic_2.0, whole genome shotgun sequence:
gcagatgctctcagATGATCACATAATAGTGCCAACAGATTTCTTAAACCAATGTAGGGTGAAGGGGGGCCACAGAAGTATCTTGTTCCAGAATACATTGGAGTCTAGTTCAGCCCAGTGTATTATAAATGACAAAATACTCTGAAGTAATTTAAATATATGTAACAGATATACTGCCCACCTCTGAATATACATTTAATTCACCCCAACCCTGGATCTCTGTGTGATGCGCGAGAATGAGCTTGGTTTGTCTGTATCGTTTCTGTTTCCATATTCCAGGCTTCCCAGATGTGTCGGTGAGGAGCAACATGGTGTCTGGTAAGGAGGGGAACAGCACCACAGCCGAGTGTCTCTACAGTGACATCATGGATGACAGTGAGAAGATGTGGTGTTGGAACGGGAAACCTGCAGGGAACTGGAGCTCCTGCTTGACTGCAGAGGGAGAGCGGGCGTCTCAGGACCGCATGGATTTGATCATCAATACATGGAGTCGTACCTTCACCGTGACGATGAGACATCTGGAGATGAACGATAACGACTGGTACTGGTGCATAGCAGGAGACAAGCAGATCCCGGTGTACATCTCAGTCCTCAATGCATCTAACGCATGTAAGCTGATTCACTATCACTCACATTTAAGGCATTGTAGCCCCCTTCAGAATCCAAATAATGCAGACAAAAGACCATTGTACCTTGTACATCTTTCATTTTCAAGAGACATTTATTGAAACAAGagaataattataattataataacaataataataatacttgtTTATATTTCATTTACAAGTGCTCTGCATGTGATGCTTGCTACACAAATCAATGATTCAAATGTCCTTCCCCTCACAGCAATATCTCCTCCAACCATGAATCTGATTACTTTCCCTTTGGTCTTGACTCTGAGAGCAACGGAGGATGATAACTCAAGGTGGAGGTGAAACTATTGCTTTTTTTTATTCATTAGTGTAGATATACTGTAACAGATAAGCtaatttttttaaaattatttttttttaattctaGTTGGGACTGGGAGAGATATCTGGATATTCTGCTGAAAGGTGCTGTTGGCCTGGTATTTTTTGGCATGCAACATCCCAGCAGCTCTGGTGATGAGAGACTACCAAAGTAAGTGCTATGTATTTTTATCACTTAAATCGTTGAGTCCAAATATCTTATGAAAAATGACCATGTATGATTAGATTATACTTTATTTAACACACTATTTATGTCAGACAAAAACAAGAAAGAAACTCTAAGGAAAACAGGAAACAGGTAAATCAACGTCTCTGCATTTGTATTTATTCTTCATTTAATGTACAAAATTAACGGAACATGACAATGTGTGTCATTTTAATCGTTTTAATCCCCCTCACCTAGGGATGCAGTCTGTCTTAGGATCCATTCGAtcatctcagtctccagtatgtcAGGTTTTTGAAAGACATCTTCAAATGTTTATAGCTCTTTCAGTTCTGTTATAAAGATACAAACCTTACCTAAAGATGAATGCTAATTATACAATAATGTGTAGTCACATTGCTTTTTCCTGAACTTTTAATTCAGTTATTGATTTGTTTGGGAACGTTAGCTAATTACACATGATAtctatttgtgtgtatgtgtgctcttATGATGACAATTCATTTGAATGGTTTGCAGCCACAACAGAATAATCTATTGAAATTGTTTAATGTTTCATGCATTtttttctctgttctctatctAATTGTATGTTATTACTACAatacatgtactgtacatgtgattATTTTGGTTGATATTAAAGCAAACTTACAGTAATTTTTATGATCCAAATCTATTTTTAGGCTCTTTAAATTGATATCATTGATCTTGATTTATCACCAGCTCAGTCATCTCTCCTTCCACAAGTCTGATAtctgacaggagagaagagagagacaagtcAAGGGATGGGGTAGCTTTATAACAGTGATCAAATGGTCAGGTTAAAAAAGGAAACAGTATGTTCCCAAGAAAACAcactaaaaatgtatttatttattttggagCCGAAAGAGAAATGATAAagttgaaggaggagaggactTACTATTCCTGGAAGATCTATAGATGTTAACTGCAGCCATAACAACAATAACCATCAACACCATGGCCAACACAATGAGAATAGGAGCATGCCAGGGCAGGTTTCTAAAATTGAAAATAACATAAAATCATGATCAAAGAATGGTAACAAAAAGAAAAGTTGTAATTTGAGGAAGCAGCACAAGTTAGAAACCGTAACTTGACTCACATGTAAATCAACTTTCATACAGAGGGTGACATCTTGTGGCAAAGCATAGAAGTAATGCAGCAAAAATAGTGAACTTTGAATATAATTCTTTGAGTATCAATCGAAACATACCTGATTTTCTTGTTAGAAGATGTAGATTCGGTAGAAGAACAGCATGTAGGTTGTGCTGTTGATAGTGAagaagtcagtgtggaagaatgGATTGTGATGTATGGAACTGAGACGGATGGATATGGAGTTGCAGAGCCATATGAGGATGTTGTCAGAGCAGAGTCTACTGTGGCGGAAGGGTTTGTCTTTGGGGCAGAGGTAGCTGTGGAGTCTCTGAATGTCGAGAATGCGGAGTGTAACATGGGCAGCGTTGGAGTAGTCACTGCTTCTGTGGAAGGAAACATGGGTAGGAAGtcagaaattaaacaaaaaataACCTTATTTTGCTTCTGAAATAATACTGCAAATATCAACTTCAGTGTTGGTGTTTTCAGTATAACAATGTTCTCATTGATGAAGAAAAAAAGCGTCAACAGAATACTACAGCACAAGCATAAGGTGGTGCAAACAAACTACAGTGTAACAGTGCTTCACTCTACCAGCATCAACTGACCTGCAGTGTTCCTGTGTGCTGTGGATCTCTGAGTGACATTGATATGAACTGCAGCCTGTAGGTCTCCAACAGAGCACCAATACCAGCCTGCATCTTTCTTCTCTAGTTTTTCATTGTCACATTGAACACTCCCCTCTTGCCATCACTGATCACAACAGATGCATTCTGGCTagtatctgtctgtgtctgacaGGAATGCCGGTCCCCACTCCTGCACCACTTCTTCTCTTTGCCTCTGAGTGTGTCACTGTAGAGACACTGTACACTGACACTGCCCCCCTCCTCAACAGATACCAGCTCATCAACCACTGACAGATCAGGAGAGCCTGATGGAAAAGATATACAATATTATTACTGATGTAATATGCTACCTTTCCGCAGACTTTTTACAGAAATTATGCAATGCAAAAACTAGTGTAAGGTCAAAAATATACATTTAAGTGGAGCTTACCTTGGGTGACTGTGAGGTCCACGGAAACTTTGACATCCGGCTTGCCTATCGCACCCACTTTCAGAGCACACCAGTACCTGTTGGTGTCAGTCTCCTGTAGGTTCTTCATGGTCACAGTGAAGACCAGCTCCTCTGGGATGTCTGTGATTGACATGCCTCCTCTGCTCCGCCTTGGGTCGGTGCTTGCCATCACTCTACATAAGGCCCAGGTTCTGCCCTTACACCAGTATTTGACATGGTCTCTGAACATGCGGTGGTAGTGGCAGGGGATCGTGATGGCTCCGCCACTCTTTGCAGTACTTTTTGTCACCGTCCACAGGCTGTTGCAACCTGTGTTGAATGAATAGATAGTAGATTGCTCAGTGCCATCCATTTCAAATATAGTTGTGAAAGCTGTATTAGAATAAGCTGGATAATGGTTTATTCTGTCTATTGAAAAGCTCAAATATCAAATATTTGTTTGTATCTCTAAAAACATGATTTATGAGTATAATACAATTTTTACTCAAAAGAAACGGGGGGATATCGGGTGGACAGTGAGGTATTAAGACACCACAGGCCAATAAAACATTGCACAACAATTTCCTTTTTCTTCACAGCATGCTAATACTGCTTCCTCTAATACAAGAGAACAGTATTGAATGTAGTACCTATTTCTAAAACATAGATTATTTTTCACTATGTGTCGGCCTATATTTTGTTGTTTAGGGATTGCAATATTTAGAAATGACCAAGGCAATTCTTTAAGGGCTTTTAATGCAATTACCACACCCAAGACTTAAAAACACTTTAGAATCTGATTAACTATCAAAAGTTAGAGACCCCCAAGACATCCATCAACATACAACTATAATACATATTCATTGTAAATGAGAGGCTCACCTGGTGGTCCATGGACAAAGACAAAGATGAGAAGATAAAGGGGAACCATGTGTACTTATTTGTTCTAATTGTGTCAATATCAATGTTAGTCTTCTCTCTTCTTAGTCAAATAGACGTGTACAGCATGTCAAAGTAATATGTAAATGTGCGAGCTGGTGCAATCCGCATCAGTGTGTCTGCTCACAGTGTCTCCTAGTAAATCAATTTCAACATATCAGTGGGTATGATTGCATTTGCAAGAACATTGACTCTCACTTCCTAATCAGTGCGTCAGACACACAATGAAACTTCCTATGAGTAACAGGTCCGTGCGTTATAGTAACCCGTTACTGTGCAACGCTGTACTGGAATGTCTACATGTGTTCATAAGTGTTGCAACTTACAATTGCCACAGTTTGTTTGGTCAGAGTGAGGTTAGAAGATTATCAAGTTAGTCAATGGACAAAACCACCAATGGAAGTCTGTCTAAATCACATCACAATGGAAAATAATGTTCTTTTAGTGTGTTGGGAACTGAATTCGATGATTTCACTTAATGATGATCCAATTCATACCACTCTAATATAACTAATGTTGTGTTATTGCAATTGATTATAATTCATAATAAGTTGTTTATTCACCTACTACTCACATTCATCATCATATCTGTACTTCTACAGATGGAGGTTCATTACAACTTTACTCTAATGTTGATTTTCTAAGTTTCATTCCTGGTTGAACCTTTTCCCACAGTTAGAGCGGACTAGTGTTTTGGTTCCACTGTGACTGAGGAGATGGGTTTTCAGGTGAGCCGCTCTGAAGAAACTCTTGTCACACTGACAGCATTGACACTTATTCTTCCTTGTGTGGCTCTGCTGGTGGCGTTTAAAATCTCCCCTTTGACATTTTCTGTGCTGGAGGTGTCTCCCTGTTGCAACTTGTATGAGAGCAGATTGATTTTGATAGACTGTATGTGCGACTGCTCTTCTCTTTTATTCACCTTGAAATCCCCATTATAGATGGCGATGAGGATGGGATGCTAAGGTTTTCGCCAGTGCTCGGTGCTCGGCAACGCTTCAGAATTAGCTTTCTGGAGGTGAGTCAAACGTGTTCTCCTCTTTTGTGGAGCATTCCGTGAAAGGTTTCTCTCACTGAGACGTTGTCTTCCCttggtacagtgccttcagagagtattcatatcccttgacctattccacattttgttgcgttatacagcctgaattcaaaatgtattcttTCCTCACGCATCTAcgcaccataccccataatgacaaagtgaaaacatattttttgaaAATGTTAATCGTGTGAATAACCATCTACATacatattcacacccctgagtcaatacttttgagaagtacctttggcagcaattacagctgtgagtctttctgggtaagaaaGACTAAGAGCATCCactcctggattgtgcaacatttgcccattattgttTTCAAAAatgttcaagctctgtcaaattggtcgttgatcatttctagacaaccattttcaggtcttgccatagatgttcaagtagattaagtcaaaactgtaactcggggcttcccaagtggcacagtggtctaaaggcactgcatcacagtgctagctgtgccactagagattctgggttcgagtccagccTCTGTCGCAGCCGCccgcgaccaggagacccatggggcggcgcacaattggcccagcgtcgtccgggttaggggagggcttgACCTTAGAATACTTATTGACAGAACAGATACATTTTTAcatgctacgcgcttcagcactctgcggtcccgttctgtgagcttgtgtggcctaacacctcgaggctgagccattgttgctcctagacatttccacttcacaataacagcccttaaagttgaccggggcagctctagctgggcagaaatttgacgaactgacttgttggaaaggtggcacatcactgagctcttcaataaggccattctgctgccaatgtttgactgtggagattgcatagctgtgtgctcgattttatacacttgtcagcaatgctgaaatagccaaatccactgatttgaaggggtgtccacatacactatatatacaaaagtatgtagaTTTTGGTATAAAGAGCCTCGTTGTATCATCAAGTAGTAATATTGGTCTTTAATATTGGTCTTGTTGTAGTCAACTTGGTTAAAAATGTATACCAGTATTAGACACCAATGGACTTTCTGTACCGTGGCAGTCTGAACAAAGTCAGGAATTCTGTAAGTACAAGGTCAGCAGAGTGGAAAACCAAATCAGCTGTGTGTGGTTTGTGCGGTGGAGCTGCAAAACTAAATCTTTAAAACTCAAGTGACATCTGCCTTGGAGGTGTTGGCCTGGTGGAAAAGTAACCAATCAGTTTACTGACCACACAATTGCTAGAGATCTCCGGGACCAGCGATTAGCAACCACCGGCTGATCTCCTTTGTGACACTGCTATACAAAAAAaatgtgttactgtgtgtatttTGTGTAGCAGGGTAGTGAAATATTGTTCAGATTAGTTTTTAAAAGTCAGCCACAAAGAGCCTGTGTTCAGTGTCACGTTGTTGGTTCAGTTTAGTGACTAAGGTTGAGAAGCCCTGGGGGTGGCACGACCACTCGATCTGGTTCTGTGAAACCAGACAAGGGGGGGAGCACCGGCCCGTTCAAGGTAGAATTGTGATTACTTCACTTCAACAAGCCGTATACATCTCTAGGAGGTGCAATCTGCTGGGTTCTCTCTCTAATCTCAAGACGGATGGTCACAATTGTGAATTCTGTGAGTTCCGCTGTCAGGGACCAGGGTTTAGCAACCCTCGGTCTCCTTTTTGATACtgctttgcaacgcttgcagttagccactgattccttccaaaccaatcattgttgaatttgcgatttccaacttgtgtcatgtttatgtccaatggccgatgagcaccaataagttttatctataatttctcttaatTTGCCAGTAGATTTTCAACTTtttgattcatgatgactgcttgtctagcttgctagctaagattttgaaagcaTAATGTTGACATGATCAATCCAATCAAAGCTtcggtagatataacgtgatttgacgtaattttatctgtggccaaacTTCTTGGATGGggacttctaatgtaaatctatggcagcacccaaggggcttgaatttccgagctctccctgtagattttgtGGTGACGTAGTgaccccatgagtgacagaacactgagccaatcacagcacaAGTAGAagacattaccaacccctacgctctggctgccccaccaccacagaaagcactgagctaggctgaaacacctgcattttggagctgccttactcaagaaagcaaaaaagagaccatgtttgtatgaggCTTTATTAACTTGTTGTTCTTTTACATTGTTTGcgaactgatatgtgacacgtattaatgccaaaataacatgcaaaaccgtcaacaacaataaaaaaaaatatatttgtatttttttgttaaaCAGGTAGGCTCTACCCCACATGCCCTGAATGATGGGTTGCCACTGGTCTACTTTTGGAACTATGGTTCTATATTTGTGACTTTCACCATCCCCTGTTAGATGTCTGCTTCTTTTGTCATGGTAGAACAAAGTTACAAAAACATGGCGAAAAGATGGTGGTATGTGAAGGGCCAGCCGTGCGAATGGCTGGAGCTTTTGGTCTAAATATAAGATTAGGCTGAGAAGGCAGCCGTGTTGATATGTGAAATTTCTCTGACAGGacaataaatacttttttttcaaGAGTATGTGAAGCCCTTGAGTTGCCTGACAAATTTCATGACTGTGATTGAGTAGTTCAAGTGATAGTTACTACGTTTTTCATTTGGTGAACATTGATACATGGCTGATGTATTTTATAGTTACatattaataaaaaaataacagaCATTTATAATATAGCAAATAAAGAATATCCAACAGAGATTGGTAATTCTACAGTAAAACTTAAGACTAAAATACAAACTATGCCTTCCAATAATGAGAAAGTAAAGGGTGCTGTGTCCTCCCTGTGAACAAAAGTGTTtcatttttaaaaacctgttgGGAGCCACACTTGGGGCTCCAGGTTAAAGTAAATGAAAATAGGAGTATGTGTAATTTGAGACACTTATTGGATAATCCTGGAGTATGGAATGTTTTACTTTTAGGTGGACAAATTGAATAGAAATTATAACTAATATGACTTTTTGTTTGGTAAAAAGGctatcattataaataagaatttgttcttaattgacctgcctggtaaaataaaataaaaataaacagacaGCTCAGCACTGTGTACTTAAAATGTAATATATGCTGTATTTGTTTATCCTGAAGGAGATATACAAATATGATATTACATTTCCATTCACATTTTAGTCATCTAGCAGATGCGCTTATCCAGAGTGACGTACAGTGCTGagtacatacattttcatattttttCGTAGCGGTCCCCAGTGTGaaacaaacccacaaccctggctttgcaagcgccatgctctaccaactgagccacacagaacCATATCTACATATCTAATGAAAAGGGGTTTAACCTCATTCAAAACCAGGGGGAAAAATAAAATCAATGGGGGATCTGACAGTTCCAGTGGGAATGGTAGATCATTTTGTTGTGAGACAAAAGTATAACTATGCCTGTGTTTAATCAAGAACGGAGACACGTGTTGATGACTAATCATGTGTGTCTTGTTAAAAATTATTGTGTCAAGAATGTACTTGTGGTAATATGTATTTGGTAATGGCCTAATTAATATTATCATTTCCTTGAGGTAATGGCCATACAGCCCCCAGAGGGTACCTATATGCATCCGATTAATTTGACCAGATCAGTGCAAGGCCCCAGCCTCTCTAACCAGCTGAAAAACAGCATCCACAACTGCCCTGTCTCTCAACTACTAGACTGAGCGAAGCAACCTGTGTACAGCATCTGAGCTATCGATGCATGTGTCCTGAGACTAAGCACGTGGAGTAGGCATGGGGAGATCTTATCGAAACTTCTATCAtgctactggttgttgttgtttaaaTGGCAGGTTGATTGTGGGGGTCTACACACTGAAATTTGTAGTAATCTATATGCATTAAGGCATCTGTGGTCATAGGGCGCGACACGTATGTTTACGTCTGTTTGACCAAAGGGGAACTGTAAAGGGAAAATGAATTGATCAATTATTTTCCAGTATTTGATTTACTGATTATATTAATTGGTATGTAATAAGCATGATTATATGTGTGGGAAGACATTTCCCTTATTAGTCTACAATTATCTGTTGGAACTAAGTAAAGATGTTCATACTTTTGACCTATTTTAACTACCAATATCAAATGTCTGccagtgttgaatgttatggTTAAAGTTTGACACCAGACTGAGTCGAGGGCACACATCTTTGACACTTTGCGATTCTGTAGCAGATGATATTGTGACTTCCTTCAAGCCTCTCAGGCTGGTGTTTATAGGACATTAGGTACGTGTCAACTGATGTATGGTATGGTCTCTGAAAAACCCAAAACAATTGTCACACAGAGCACTGAAAAGTCTTTTTTCCTTTGTGTGTTTTCTGGTGTGCTTTGAGAGCTTCTAGCTGGCCAGAGGACTTCTTACACCTGCGGACATTATAGGGTCTATGTCCAGTGTGGGTCTTCTTATGTGTCAACTGATGTCTCTTAAAATCTCTGGAAAAGCAAAAACATTTATCACATTGAGAGCATTTATATGGTCTTCCTGTGTGGATCATTTCATGTCTAATCCGTTGGGATCGTTCTCCAAATCCTTTCCCACACTCAAAGCATTTATATGGTCTCTCCCCAGTGTGAGTCCTTCTGTGTGTTTTAAGTGATTCAGCGCAGACATAGCTCTTCCCACAGTCTACACAATGatagggtttctcccctgtgtgagtcCTCTGATGCGTTTGCATGACATATTTATTGTAGAAGCTTTTGCCACATTGCGGGCAGGTGGCTGGGGTCAGCTGTAAACTGTTTTCTTTTTTTGCTATGATTTTCCCAGACTTCAACATTGCGATGTACTCTTTGGGGTGGTCCCTCTTGAGGTGCCCATGGAAAAAGCGCTCTATGGTGAAGCCGAGCGCACATTGGGGGCATGGATAGAAGGACGACACACCTTTAGAGTCACCTAAAGGAAAGAGAAAAACAAAATGAATTGCAGTTCTATTTCAATAAAGAGCCGTAGCTAATGAGCTAATGTAACACAATCATATGTCTACACAATAACTGAAATCCACCCCACCTATGTTACACACTGATATCAACATTATTCGCTTTCTCATCTGTACCTGGTGCAGTCCCTTGATCCAATGATGTCCTGCTGCAATCTTCGATCTTCAACCCTACTGAAACGTCATGCTCATCGTTTTCACAGTCCTTTGAAGCAGAGATGAGGGTGAATTCAGTTGAGTCCGAAAGTCAGTTACCTTCAACAATTGGCTAAATACTAACTAGACCCAGCACTCAAGCTAGTATCTGCTCAAGAAAGCTATGCTTCGTGTTTGTGAAATC
This window encodes:
- the LOC115145050 gene encoding zinc finger protein 774-like isoform X2 — encoded protein: MDQYDQSLHWSEVKEEAEECQISAVPLGVETSQVFKKEDTDGQDPSFETVSDIHGVAEQEHGPKGKVLPSPAPVKEESEECSLLPVDEEEVTLITVKEEENEDGLKSEDENIVKVSVPWEPLETSPSYSDTDDTEDSEMEGDNVRDCENDEHDVSVGLKIEDCSRTSLDQGTAPGDSKGVSSFYPCPQCALGFTIERFFHGHLKRDHPKEYIAMLKSGKIIAKKENSLQLTPATCPQCGKSFYNKYVMQTHQRTHTGEKPYHCVDCGKSYVCAESLKTHRRTHTGERPYKCFECGKGFGERSQRIRHEMIHTGRPYKCSQCDKCFCFSRDFKRHQLTHKKTHTGHRPYNVRRCKKSSGQLEALKAHQKTHKGKKTFQCSV
- the LOC115145050 gene encoding zinc finger protein 774-like isoform X1; this encodes MDQYVRYGNIGQTEELFDQSLHWSEVKEEAEECQISAVPLGVETSQVFKKEDTDGQDPSFETVSDIHGVAEQEHGPKGKVLPSPAPVKEESEECSLLPVDEEEVTLITVKEEENEDGLKSEDENIVKVSVPWEPLETSPSYSDTDDTEDSEMEGDNVRDCENDEHDVSVGLKIEDCSRTSLDQGTAPGDSKGVSSFYPCPQCALGFTIERFFHGHLKRDHPKEYIAMLKSGKIIAKKENSLQLTPATCPQCGKSFYNKYVMQTHQRTHTGEKPYHCVDCGKSYVCAESLKTHRRTHTGERPYKCFECGKGFGERSQRIRHEMIHTGRPYKCSQCDKCFCFSRDFKRHQLTHKKTHTGHRPYNVRRCKKSSGQLEALKAHQKTHKGKKTFQCSV